One window from the genome of Mucilaginibacter ginsenosidivorans encodes:
- a CDS encoding alpha/beta hydrolase — translation MKKIILSLLFSIVTLSVFSQATNRVMSIFPKGTLLYDDLPYAGDTTHKHLLDIYLPPQHKDKYPVVIWIHGGAWMSNDKYADMGYMTQTIKGFIDSGYAVASIDYRWSTQAIFPAQIQDCNQAIEYLYQHAEQFLLDRKRFAVIGFSAGGHLANLLALSANNDIKDFYTGGKKPHFKIKLVLDFYGPSNLVTLTATDNKDLKNPVALLLGGAVSDKMDLAKKASPIIYIDKDDPPFLIVQGEKDQSVNPEQAKSLSAALTSFGVKNELIIVPGAPHYGEMFDAESIRKKVFFYLGKYLK, via the coding sequence ATGAAAAAGATCATCCTAAGCCTCTTATTTTCTATTGTCACCCTTTCTGTATTCTCCCAGGCCACCAACCGGGTCATGAGCATTTTTCCGAAAGGAACCTTGCTGTACGATGACCTGCCCTATGCCGGCGATACTACGCATAAACACCTGCTGGATATTTACCTGCCGCCGCAGCACAAGGACAAATATCCTGTGGTGATATGGATACACGGCGGCGCGTGGATGTCGAACGATAAATATGCTGATATGGGCTATATGACCCAGACTATCAAAGGTTTTATCGACAGCGGCTATGCGGTAGCCTCCATCGATTACCGCTGGAGCACCCAGGCCATTTTCCCGGCACAAATACAGGACTGCAACCAGGCCATCGAATACTTGTACCAGCATGCCGAACAATTCCTGCTCGACCGCAAGCGTTTCGCCGTAATAGGTTTTTCCGCGGGCGGCCACCTCGCCAATTTACTTGCCTTATCTGCAAATAACGATATAAAAGATTTTTATACCGGCGGCAAAAAGCCGCATTTTAAGATAAAACTCGTGCTTGATTTTTATGGCCCTTCCAACCTGGTTACCCTAACGGCGACCGATAATAAGGACCTGAAAAACCCTGTGGCGTTATTGCTGGGCGGAGCAGTAAGCGATAAAATGGACCTGGCAAAAAAAGCAAGCCCTATCATTTATATCGATAAGGATGACCCGCCGTTCCTGATCGTACAGGGTGAAAAAGATCAATCGGTAAACCCCGAACAGGCCAAATCATTAAGCGCCGCGCTGACTTCGTTCGGTGTAAAAAATGAATTGATTATCGTACCAGGTGCACCTCATTACGGTGAAATGTTTGATGCCGAAAGTATAAGGAAAAAGGTATTTTTTTATCTGGGGAAATACTTGAAATAA
- a CDS encoding NADH-quinone oxidoreductase subunit B, which translates to MNPENMNESGGVVITKMNDLLNWARLSSLWPLSFGIACCAIEMMGSFASTYDMDRFGVFPRPSARQADVIIIAGTVTFKMAERIKRLYEQMPEPKYVISMGSCSNCGGPYWQHGYHVVKGVDRVIPVDVYVQGCPPRPEALIGAILELQKKIETEQLIKG; encoded by the coding sequence ATGAATCCTGAAAACATGAACGAAAGCGGCGGTGTGGTTATCACCAAAATGAACGACCTACTCAACTGGGCGCGATTGTCGTCGTTATGGCCGTTGAGTTTCGGTATAGCTTGCTGCGCCATTGAAATGATGGGGTCCTTTGCTTCCACTTACGATATGGACCGCTTCGGGGTATTCCCGCGGCCATCGGCAAGGCAGGCGGATGTGATCATCATAGCAGGCACGGTCACTTTCAAAATGGCCGAACGCATCAAACGCCTGTACGAGCAAATGCCCGAACCCAAGTACGTTATCTCCATGGGTTCCTGCTCCAACTGCGGCGGACCTTACTGGCAACACGGTTATCATGTTGTCAAGGGGGTCGACAGGGTAATACCGGTTGATGTATATGTACAGGGCTGCCCCCCACGTCCCGAGGCGCTAATTGGCGCTATACTCGAACTGCAAAAAAAGATCGAGACCGAGCAATTGATCAAAGGCTGA
- a CDS encoding NADH-quinone oxidoreductase subunit A yields the protein MDGISQISEFGKILIFLITGILAVAFAFFVSRRLSPNNPNAEKLTSYECGEEPTGSAWMPFNSRFYVIALIFLLFDVEMVFILPWATVFGDKTIISIDNRWGWLSLIEMFVFLGILILGLVYVWAKGDLDWIKPKPVIPTTDTQVPVSLYDQLNKQQSAYKVKDFALELTAVAPEQTATATATPLRKPMFKPTFKKPDNES from the coding sequence ATGGATGGCATTTCGCAAATATCAGAATTTGGAAAGATACTTATCTTTTTAATAACCGGTATCCTGGCCGTCGCTTTTGCCTTCTTTGTTTCACGGCGATTATCGCCCAATAACCCTAATGCTGAAAAACTTACCTCGTACGAATGCGGCGAAGAGCCTACAGGTAGTGCCTGGATGCCGTTCAACTCGCGGTTTTATGTGATAGCGCTTATTTTTTTATTGTTTGATGTCGAAATGGTATTTATACTCCCCTGGGCAACGGTCTTTGGCGATAAAACCATCATCAGTATCGATAACCGCTGGGGATGGCTATCGCTTATCGAAATGTTTGTGTTCCTGGGCATCCTGATACTCGGCCTGGTTTATGTTTGGGCAAAAGGCGACCTCGACTGGATAAAGCCGAAGCCTGTCATACCAACTACCGATACGCAGGTGCCGGTGTCGCTGTACGATCAGTTAAATAAACAGCAAAGCGCTTACAAAGTGAAAGATTTCGCTCTTGAACTCACTGCTGTTGCCCCAGAGCAAACTGCCACCGCTACTGCAACTCCCTTAAGAAAGCCCATGTTCAAACCAACATTCAAAAAACCGGATAATGAATCCTGA
- a CDS encoding BaiN/RdsA family NAD(P)/FAD-dependent oxidoreductase: MSTNLTKQTHFDAIIIGAGACGLMCAVQAGYLGKRVLVLEKNEQPGAKILISGGGRCNYTNLYASAQQFISQNEHFCKSAFAQWSVEDTISFFETYGITGHEKTLGQLFPVSNKAKDVVQVFTGLCEDFGQEIWCGTEVTDVISADNGFEISVIRNGRNVSLTTEKVVVAAGGLPIPKMGATDLGLRIARKFGLKITETAPALVPLTITGKDQPWYEQLSGNSIFCRVWNDRISFEENILFTHWGLSGPAILQISSYWRPGEFIYIDLLPHQDIVDLIQQEREVNGKKMLLNFMSGLFTRKFAEALSDKLPSDKNLASLTKTELENIGALIHEFKVKPAGDKGYDKAEVMRGGVSADELSSKTLEAKKVPGLFFGGECVDVTGWLGGYNFQWAWASGFVIAQNI, encoded by the coding sequence ATGAGCACAAATTTAACAAAACAAACCCATTTCGATGCAATAATAATAGGCGCAGGCGCTTGCGGTTTAATGTGTGCCGTGCAGGCCGGGTATTTGGGCAAGCGTGTGCTGGTATTGGAAAAGAATGAACAGCCGGGCGCCAAAATATTGATAAGCGGGGGAGGGCGCTGCAATTACACTAACCTGTATGCCTCCGCGCAGCAATTTATTTCGCAGAATGAGCATTTCTGTAAATCGGCCTTTGCGCAATGGTCGGTAGAGGATACGATCAGTTTTTTTGAAACTTATGGCATCACCGGGCACGAAAAAACTTTAGGCCAGCTTTTCCCGGTAAGCAATAAGGCGAAGGATGTGGTGCAGGTTTTTACCGGGTTATGCGAGGACTTTGGGCAGGAAATATGGTGTGGCACCGAGGTTACAGATGTTATAAGTGCTGATAATGGCTTTGAAATATCGGTTATAAGAAATGGAAGAAACGTCAGCCTTACTACTGAAAAAGTTGTTGTTGCTGCGGGAGGGTTGCCAATTCCAAAAATGGGAGCGACAGACCTTGGTTTGAGAATTGCCCGGAAATTTGGCCTGAAAATTACAGAAACCGCACCTGCTTTGGTGCCGCTGACAATAACCGGTAAAGATCAGCCCTGGTACGAACAGTTATCCGGCAACAGCATTTTTTGCCGCGTTTGGAACGATAGGATAAGTTTTGAGGAAAATATATTGTTTACGCATTGGGGATTGAGCGGCCCGGCTATTTTGCAGATATCATCGTACTGGCGACCGGGCGAGTTTATTTATATCGACTTGTTGCCGCACCAGGATATCGTCGACCTGATCCAACAGGAACGCGAAGTAAACGGTAAAAAGATGCTTTTGAATTTTATGTCAGGCTTATTCACCCGAAAATTTGCGGAGGCTTTGAGTGATAAATTACCGTCTGATAAAAACCTGGCATCACTAACCAAAACAGAGTTGGAAAATATCGGTGCGTTGATACACGAGTTCAAGGTAAAGCCGGCTGGAGATAAGGGTTACGATAAAGCCGAGGTAATGCGCGGCGGTGTATCTGCCGACGAATTATCTTCAAAAACACTGGAAGCTAAGAAGGTACCCGGTCTTTTTTTCGGGGGCGAGTGTGTCGACGTTACCGGGTGGCTGGGCGGCTACAACTTTCAATGGGCCTGGGCCTCCGGGTTTGTGATAGCACAGAATATTTAA
- a CDS encoding threonine aldolase family protein — MITVDLRSDTVTKPTPGMLEAMWGAKVGDDVFGEDETVNALEEKAAKLFGMEAGLFCPSGTMTNQVAIKCFTQPLDELIADQASHVYRYEGGGIAFNSAVSTRLLNGDRGRITAEMIAPEINAENVHYPRTSLVVLENTVNKGGGSCYKLDDIKPIAALCKQKGLKLHLDGARIFNALANTGDGAADYGKYFDGISVCLSKGLGAPVGSVLLADKETIKYARRVRKVLGGGMRQAGFLAAAGIYALDHHVERLKIDHAHAQILADALNGQSWVSYVMPADTNIVLFDTVAPAIEVLQKLLSKGIRANSTDTHRIRFVTHLDVHPRQVEYIVEVLGQEF; from the coding sequence ATGATAACCGTTGATCTTCGTAGCGATACCGTTACCAAACCTACGCCCGGCATGCTGGAAGCAATGTGGGGCGCCAAAGTAGGGGATGATGTTTTTGGCGAGGACGAAACCGTAAATGCTTTGGAAGAAAAGGCAGCAAAGCTTTTTGGCATGGAAGCAGGATTGTTTTGTCCATCCGGGACGATGACGAACCAGGTTGCGATCAAATGTTTCACCCAGCCGCTGGATGAGTTGATAGCCGACCAGGCATCGCATGTCTATCGTTACGAAGGTGGTGGCATAGCGTTCAACTCGGCGGTATCCACACGATTACTGAACGGCGACCGGGGGCGTATCACCGCCGAAATGATAGCGCCCGAGATCAATGCGGAAAATGTCCACTATCCGCGCACAAGTTTGGTTGTTCTGGAAAATACGGTGAATAAAGGCGGCGGGAGCTGCTATAAACTTGACGATATAAAGCCGATTGCTGCATTGTGTAAACAAAAAGGACTGAAGTTGCACCTGGATGGCGCACGTATATTCAACGCGCTGGCAAACACCGGTGACGGCGCTGCAGATTATGGTAAATATTTTGACGGCATATCAGTTTGCCTGTCAAAAGGACTTGGCGCACCGGTTGGGTCGGTTTTGCTCGCGGATAAGGAAACTATCAAATATGCCCGGCGGGTGCGTAAGGTTTTAGGCGGAGGCATGCGACAGGCGGGCTTTTTAGCCGCCGCGGGAATTTATGCGCTCGATCATCATGTCGAAAGATTAAAAATAGATCATGCCCATGCCCAAATATTGGCTGATGCTTTGAACGGGCAAAGCTGGGTAAGCTATGTAATGCCGGCCGATACCAATATCGTTTTATTCGATACAGTTGCGCCAGCGATCGAAGTTCTCCAAAAGCTTTTATCTAAAGGTATCAGGGCCAACAGCACCGATACACACCGCATTCGTTTTGTTACACACCTGGATGTACACCCCCGGCAGGTGGAATATATTGTTGAGGTTTTAGGCCAGGAATTCTAA
- a CDS encoding aldo/keto reductase gives MKYNFLGNTGVVVSELCFGTMTFGGEGGIWGNIGKLQQDSVNELMKAAVDAGINFIDTANIYSYGLSEKLLGQSLKDAGISRNELVIATKVRGRMGEGKNYVGLSRLHIFQSIDESLQRLQMDHVDILYVHGVDPKTPVEETVRALNDVVLTGKVRYVAVCNWPAWMVMKAIGIAEKNGWNKFVGLQYYYSLTSRDIEREVLPLAIDQNLAVMPWSPLAGGFLSGKYTRDTEKAGDSRRDVFDFPPVNKEKAYDIIDVITQIGKQYNVSAAQVALAWVRLQKGITSTIIGAKRVDQLLDNVRSTELILSDDDLKKINEVSALPREYPGWMVERQSADREIK, from the coding sequence ATGAAATACAATTTTTTAGGGAACACCGGTGTGGTGGTGTCTGAACTTTGCTTTGGTACCATGACCTTTGGCGGTGAAGGCGGCATTTGGGGGAACATCGGCAAACTTCAGCAGGACAGCGTAAACGAGTTAATGAAAGCGGCAGTAGATGCGGGCATTAATTTCATTGATACGGCAAACATTTATTCTTATGGCCTTTCTGAAAAGCTGCTCGGACAATCATTAAAAGATGCGGGTATCAGCCGGAACGAACTGGTGATAGCTACGAAGGTCCGCGGTCGCATGGGTGAGGGCAAAAACTACGTGGGCCTCTCCCGTCTCCATATTTTCCAGTCGATTGACGAGAGCCTGCAGCGCTTACAGATGGATCATGTGGATATTCTTTATGTACATGGCGTCGATCCGAAAACTCCGGTAGAAGAAACCGTAAGGGCGTTGAATGATGTGGTGCTGACCGGCAAGGTTCGTTATGTGGCTGTTTGCAACTGGCCGGCATGGATGGTAATGAAAGCCATCGGCATAGCCGAAAAGAATGGCTGGAACAAATTTGTCGGCCTGCAATATTATTACTCGCTTACCAGCCGCGATATCGAGCGGGAGGTCCTACCGCTGGCCATCGACCAAAACCTGGCCGTTATGCCGTGGAGCCCGCTGGCCGGCGGTTTCCTGTCGGGGAAGTACACCCGAGACACCGAAAAGGCAGGCGACTCGCGGCGCGATGTTTTCGATTTCCCGCCGGTGAACAAAGAGAAAGCCTATGATATCATCGACGTAATAACCCAAATTGGCAAGCAATACAATGTTTCTGCGGCGCAGGTGGCATTAGCGTGGGTTCGCCTTCAAAAAGGTATTACAAGCACCATTATCGGAGCGAAACGGGTAGATCAGTTACTTGATAACGTAAGATCGACGGAGCTTATCCTATCAGATGATGATCTTAAAAAGATCAATGAAGTAAGCGCCCTGCCGCGCGAATATCCCGGCTGGATGGTAGAAAGGCAAAGTGCCGACAGGGAAATTAAGTAA
- a CDS encoding GNAT family N-acetyltransferase has product MNLLPIKEHLHENTEFIGHPDCKDSLGMCIDFYQRVGFNPPWICYYVQIDDQLVAAAAFKGKPVENKVEIAYGTFSAHQNKGIGTKIAETLVRLALEADPLIRVTAQTLMEENYSTKILRKNNFVIIGKAMDDDEGEVWEWEYQKG; this is encoded by the coding sequence ATGAACCTGTTACCTATAAAAGAGCATCTTCACGAAAACACCGAATTTATCGGGCACCCGGACTGCAAAGATAGCCTGGGAATGTGTATCGATTTTTATCAGCGTGTCGGTTTTAATCCGCCATGGATATGTTATTATGTCCAAATTGACGATCAATTGGTTGCCGCAGCCGCCTTTAAGGGAAAGCCGGTTGAGAATAAAGTAGAAATTGCTTACGGGACCTTTTCCGCCCATCAAAATAAAGGCATCGGCACAAAGATCGCAGAAACGCTGGTTAGGCTGGCCCTCGAAGCGGACCCATTGATAAGGGTAACCGCCCAAACCTTAATGGAAGAAAATTACTCGACCAAAATACTCCGCAAAAACAATTTTGTGATCATAGGCAAAGCCATGGACGACGACGAGGGCGAAGTCTGGGAATGGGAGTATCAAAAGGGTTAA
- a CDS encoding NUDIX hydrolase translates to MQTEEQLRDFILNGQLYYIPHVSLDCAIFGYHEQQLKLLLIKHKAIKDWCLPGGYIKRTETLVQAANRNVKERTGIDNLFLQQFKTFGDPDRAKTSQFDEDKWFETVGIRIDKTNWLIDQTISVGFYAITDFSRTEPQSDVLAVQCAWFDIDSLPKLDFDHDEMVKEALHTMRVQLYHYPIGYNLLPEKFTLSEIHALYETLLGKKLDISNFPKKLIALGLLKKLDEKRSIGAHRSPHLYMFDKEKYDEALKEGLVLS, encoded by the coding sequence ATGCAAACCGAAGAGCAGTTAAGAGATTTTATACTGAACGGACAACTCTACTATATTCCGCACGTGTCGCTTGATTGCGCCATCTTCGGATATCACGAACAACAACTTAAATTGCTACTGATAAAGCACAAAGCCATTAAGGATTGGTGTTTACCCGGCGGTTATATAAAACGGACAGAAACGCTGGTGCAGGCTGCTAACCGTAATGTGAAGGAACGGACCGGTATCGACAACCTTTTTCTACAACAATTTAAGACCTTTGGCGACCCCGACCGCGCAAAGACAAGCCAATTTGATGAGGACAAATGGTTTGAAACCGTGGGCATACGTATCGACAAAACAAACTGGCTGATCGATCAAACCATATCTGTCGGTTTCTATGCGATAACTGATTTTTCGCGCACCGAGCCTCAGTCAGATGTGCTGGCCGTACAATGTGCCTGGTTCGACATAGATAGCCTGCCTAAACTGGATTTTGACCATGATGAAATGGTGAAAGAGGCGCTGCACACCATGCGGGTGCAGCTATATCACTATCCAATCGGGTATAATTTATTGCCTGAGAAGTTCACCTTGAGTGAAATACACGCCCTTTATGAAACTTTGCTCGGTAAAAAGCTGGATATAAGCAATTTTCCCAAAAAACTGATCGCTCTTGGGCTGCTTAAAAAACTTGATGAAAAACGCAGCATCGGTGCTCATCGTTCTCCGCATTTATATATGTTTGATAAAGAGAAATATGATGAGGCGCTGAAAGAAGGGCTTGTTCTGAGTTGA
- a CDS encoding sugar phosphate isomerase/epimerase family protein, whose amino-acid sequence MTRFNRRSFIKKAAIGATGVGIAASLPEFLYANAEKELFFKIAISQFSFASEFWTKQLDALDFAAKSKELGILGLDYCSMFFADKAKDTQYLGELKKRAADNGSYNLRIMIDGEGVLGDLNDTVRLKAVENHYKWMDAAATLGCPMIRVNVEGEGDHDAVAKAAVDSLGRLIEYGRKQNIDVIVENHIGISCNGAWLAGVMKQVNSPHCGTLADFGNFCINRTKPETNDIAGYMKTKCLEEYDKYKGIEELMPYAKGIHVKSHVFDAKGDDVETDFYRMFKIIKKSGFTGWASIEYEGGLFKMYTKDSKYLDDYAGVTATKNLAIKAGKMA is encoded by the coding sequence ATGACCAGATTCAACAGAAGATCGTTTATTAAAAAAGCTGCCATAGGCGCAACAGGAGTAGGCATAGCCGCCAGCTTACCGGAGTTTTTATATGCGAATGCGGAGAAAGAGCTTTTTTTCAAGATCGCCATTTCACAATTTTCATTTGCCAGCGAATTTTGGACCAAGCAACTCGACGCGCTCGATTTTGCAGCCAAATCGAAAGAGCTTGGTATACTGGGCCTGGATTACTGTTCCATGTTTTTTGCAGACAAAGCCAAAGACACGCAATACCTGGGCGAATTGAAGAAACGTGCGGCCGATAATGGCAGCTATAACCTGCGCATCATGATCGATGGCGAAGGCGTTTTGGGCGACTTGAACGATACAGTGCGATTGAAAGCTGTTGAAAATCATTATAAGTGGATGGATGCTGCGGCTACACTGGGCTGCCCTATGATAAGGGTAAACGTAGAGGGTGAGGGCGATCATGATGCAGTGGCTAAAGCAGCGGTGGATAGTTTAGGTAGGTTGATTGAATATGGGCGCAAGCAAAATATTGATGTGATCGTCGAAAATCATATTGGAATATCCTGCAATGGAGCATGGCTGGCAGGGGTTATGAAACAAGTTAACAGCCCGCATTGTGGCACCCTGGCCGATTTTGGCAATTTTTGCATTAACCGTACGAAACCCGAAACCAACGACATTGCCGGTTATATGAAAACCAAATGCCTGGAAGAATATGATAAATATAAAGGTATTGAAGAATTGATGCCGTATGCCAAGGGCATTCACGTAAAATCGCATGTGTTTGATGCAAAGGGCGATGATGTGGAAACAGATTTCTATCGCATGTTCAAGATCATCAAAAAATCAGGTTTTACAGGATGGGCCAGTATCGAATATGAAGGCGGCCTGTTTAAGATGTACACGAAAGATAGCAAATATCTGGACGATTACGCAGGCGTTACCGCTACCAAAAACCTTGCAATAAAGGCAGGAAAGATGGCATAA
- a CDS encoding GMC family oxidoreductase → MAGYVLANAGIKVLMLEAGPFFDPAKDSDQLKWPYQSPRRGGNATRPMGDFDASYGGWQLEGEPYTQKDGSDFQWYRSRMLGGRTNHWARISLRMGPKDFKSKTAYGVGDDWPITYDEIKPYYDKVDRLIGVYGSMEGLENDPDGIFLPAPKPRLNELFVKKAATAAGIKVIAGRGSVLTAPLPGNTDRHACFFCGQCNRSCKIYGDFSSSSCLVIPAIKTGNLKVITNAVVREILTDAQGNASGVSYILKDDMQEYQVKAKTVILAASTCESARILLNSKSDRHPNGLANSSNAVGKYLHDSTQGGGAVIIPQLMNRKRFNEDGVGSLHLYAPWWLDNKKLDFARGYHLEIFGGMMMPSYGGYFGFEGALVPMLNGYLPGADGKMKPGGGYGLSLKDDYRRFYGTMAGFGCHGASTAREDNYCEIDPNVVDKYGIPVLRFRYKWNQDDVNQAKHMAETSAEILKLMGGIPLMKPATAENNYGLDKPGKGIHEVGTVRMGEDPKQAPLNKWGQAHDCKNLFVTDGSVFTQQSEKNPTWTILALSMRTAEYLIEQRKKQNV, encoded by the coding sequence ATGGCCGGTTATGTACTTGCCAATGCAGGTATTAAAGTGCTGATGCTGGAGGCCGGCCCATTTTTCGACCCGGCAAAGGATTCGGATCAGTTGAAGTGGCCGTACCAGTCGCCACGCAGAGGGGGCAATGCCACCCGGCCAATGGGCGATTTCGACGCATCCTACGGCGGCTGGCAATTAGAAGGTGAACCTTATACCCAAAAGGACGGATCGGATTTTCAATGGTATCGCTCCAGAATGCTCGGCGGTCGTACAAATCATTGGGCACGCATTTCCTTAAGAATGGGCCCCAAAGATTTCAAATCAAAAACAGCGTATGGTGTGGGGGACGACTGGCCGATTACTTACGACGAGATAAAACCTTATTACGACAAGGTTGACCGGCTGATAGGCGTGTATGGTTCTATGGAAGGCCTTGAAAATGACCCTGACGGTATCTTCCTGCCCGCACCAAAACCACGGCTGAATGAGTTATTTGTAAAAAAGGCTGCCACCGCCGCAGGTATCAAAGTTATAGCCGGCCGCGGATCAGTATTAACAGCGCCGCTGCCGGGAAATACCGATCGCCATGCTTGTTTCTTTTGCGGGCAATGTAATCGCAGTTGCAAAATTTACGGAGACTTTTCGTCGTCGTCGTGCCTGGTGATCCCAGCTATAAAAACAGGCAACTTAAAAGTTATTACCAATGCTGTTGTACGCGAGATATTAACTGACGCACAAGGCAATGCCAGCGGGGTTTCATACATCCTGAAGGACGATATGCAGGAGTACCAGGTTAAAGCAAAAACGGTAATATTGGCAGCGAGTACCTGCGAATCGGCCAGGATATTGCTTAATTCAAAATCGGACCGTCATCCAAATGGATTGGCCAACAGTAGTAATGCAGTGGGTAAGTATCTGCACGACTCGACACAGGGAGGCGGAGCAGTTATCATTCCGCAACTGATGAACCGCAAACGTTTTAATGAAGATGGGGTAGGCAGCCTGCACCTTTACGCGCCCTGGTGGCTGGACAATAAAAAACTTGATTTTGCGCGCGGGTACCACCTGGAGATATTTGGTGGCATGATGATGCCAAGCTACGGCGGCTACTTCGGATTTGAGGGCGCTTTGGTACCGATGCTGAACGGCTACCTGCCCGGCGCCGATGGAAAAATGAAACCCGGCGGCGGATATGGGTTATCCCTTAAGGACGATTACAGGAGATTCTATGGAACCATGGCAGGTTTCGGATGTCACGGCGCATCAACAGCGCGGGAGGACAATTACTGCGAAATAGACCCGAATGTGGTTGATAAATACGGTATACCGGTGCTCCGCTTTCGCTATAAGTGGAACCAGGATGATGTGAACCAGGCCAAACATATGGCAGAAACCTCGGCAGAAATATTGAAACTGATGGGGGGCATCCCGCTGATGAAACCGGCGACAGCAGAAAATAATTACGGACTGGATAAACCGGGTAAAGGTATTCACGAAGTCGGTACGGTGCGAATGGGCGAAGATCCCAAACAGGCGCCGCTGAATAAATGGGGACAGGCGCACGATTGTAAGAATTTGTTTGTAACCGATGGTTCGGTATTTACCCAGCAATCGGAGAAGAACCCGACATGGACCATACTCGCCTTGTCTATGCGTACGGCTGAATATTTGATAGAGCAGCGTAAAAAACAGAATGTTTAA
- a CDS encoding gluconate 2-dehydrogenase subunit 3 family protein, producing the protein MNRRDSLKALGIGTISAGAVLAGCHPKTGEESGSEAAAVDTTGRQPFEAERDKALSKQIFFDKHEMATTAILADLIIPKDAHSGSATDAKVPDFIEFIVKDEPEHALPMRGGLKWLDVYCLNTYNNAFKDCTHQQQLAVLDQIAYPSTAKPAMQQGVAFFNKMRDLTAIGFFTSKMGIDDLGYKGNAPGKWEGVPDDVLRQYGLEGV; encoded by the coding sequence ATGAACAGAAGAGACAGTTTAAAAGCATTAGGCATCGGTACTATATCGGCAGGCGCAGTGCTGGCCGGTTGCCACCCAAAAACAGGGGAAGAAAGTGGGAGCGAAGCCGCTGCCGTGGACACTACAGGCAGGCAGCCATTTGAAGCGGAACGGGATAAGGCATTGTCTAAACAGATCTTTTTTGATAAGCACGAAATGGCGACCACTGCCATATTGGCCGACCTGATCATACCTAAGGACGCGCACAGCGGGAGCGCTACTGATGCCAAAGTCCCCGATTTTATCGAATTTATTGTTAAAGACGAACCCGAGCACGCGCTTCCCATGCGCGGAGGACTGAAATGGCTGGATGTTTATTGTTTAAATACATACAACAATGCATTTAAAGATTGTACCCATCAACAACAATTGGCGGTTTTGGACCAGATCGCCTATCCTTCCACCGCTAAGCCAGCCATGCAGCAGGGCGTGGCGTTCTTCAATAAAATGCGCGATCTGACAGCCATTGGTTTTTTTACCAGCAAAATGGGCATTGATGACCTGGGTTATAAAGGAAACGCGCCCGGCAAATGGGAGGGTGTACCGGATGACGTTTTGAGGCAATATGGGTTAGAGGGCGTGTGA